In one window of Vallitalea okinawensis DNA:
- the asrA gene encoding anaerobic sulfite reductase subunit AsrA produces MKIGLSRESFNGSLKQLQEEYRIYAPVSMAFKGTFSDTDSIRYKEITTIEEIEFERKSHFSPKETLLPITQVLFYFTEDEYKEPSSDEKKLLVFLRACDIHAVKRIDQMYLKNGELDPYYKHARDRVKFVLIGCEESFRNCFCVSMGTNQTEDYSIGLKLTAEEVLLDIKDEDLNVYFVGEEKEFQVDYVTSNDTKVTVPDNLSGDVAKSDMWREYDKRCIACGKCNFVCPTCTCFAMQDIFYKDNENNGERRRVWASCHVDGYTDMAGGHSFRKKHGDRMRYKTLHKVYDFNKRFGYHMCVGCGRCDDACPQYISFSTCINKLNDLGEAEK; encoded by the coding sequence ATGAAAATAGGGTTAAGTAGAGAGAGTTTTAATGGAAGTCTTAAACAACTGCAAGAAGAGTATAGAATCTATGCCCCTGTATCCATGGCTTTTAAAGGCACTTTTTCTGATACTGATTCTATACGCTACAAAGAGATCACAACTATAGAGGAAATTGAGTTTGAGCGTAAATCTCACTTTTCTCCTAAAGAAACGTTACTTCCAATAACTCAAGTACTTTTTTATTTCACAGAGGATGAGTATAAAGAGCCGTCTAGTGATGAAAAGAAATTGCTTGTCTTTTTAAGAGCTTGCGATATCCATGCGGTCAAGCGTATTGATCAAATGTACCTTAAAAATGGTGAGCTAGACCCCTATTATAAACATGCTAGAGATAGAGTAAAGTTTGTTTTAATAGGATGTGAGGAAAGTTTTAGAAATTGTTTTTGTGTAAGTATGGGAACAAATCAAACAGAGGATTATAGCATAGGATTAAAGTTAACGGCTGAAGAAGTTCTCTTAGATATAAAAGATGAGGACTTAAATGTTTATTTTGTTGGTGAAGAGAAAGAATTCCAAGTAGATTATGTAACGTCCAATGATACAAAGGTAACTGTGCCTGATAATCTATCAGGGGACGTGGCCAAATCAGATATGTGGCGAGAGTATGATAAGCGCTGTATTGCATGTGGAAAATGTAATTTTGTTTGTCCTACATGTACTTGCTTTGCTATGCAAGATATTTTCTATAAAGATAATGAAAACAACGGTGAAAGACGACGTGTCTGGGCTTCATGCCATGTAGACGGCTATACAGATATGGCAGGTGGTCACAGCTTTAGAAAGAAACACGGTGATAGAATGCGTTATAAGACACTTCATAAAGTATATGATTTTAATAAACGATTTGGTTATCACATGTGTGTTGGCTGTGGTAGATGTGATGATGCATGCCCTCAATACATCTCCTTCTCCACATGTATCAATAAATTAAATGATCTTGGGGAGGCGGAAAAGTAA
- a CDS encoding formate/nitrite transporter family protein has protein sequence MFGETLTKLGNAAEAKSKFSKNAKGRYTLASGLAGFYVGIGILLIMTIGSLLSGAGSPATKIVMGASFGIALSLVIMAGSELFTGNNLIMTAGALDKRITWKDAGRVWFYSYIGNFLGSALVAGFFVMAGLTNGATGEFIINVASAKMGGAFMPLLAKGILCNILVCLAVLCAVRMQSESGKLIMIWWCLFAFITAGFEHSIANMTIFSIALFMPHPETVSVMGMLNNLIPVTIGNFIGGALLVGGSYYLLGKEK, from the coding sequence ATGTTTGGAGAAACACTTACTAAATTAGGGAATGCAGCAGAGGCAAAATCAAAGTTTTCTAAAAATGCTAAAGGTAGGTATACATTAGCATCAGGACTAGCAGGTTTCTATGTAGGGATAGGTATCTTACTCATTATGACTATTGGTAGTCTTTTATCAGGAGCTGGATCACCAGCAACAAAGATTGTGATGGGTGCATCTTTTGGTATTGCATTGAGTTTAGTGATTATGGCGGGTTCAGAGCTATTTACTGGTAACAATTTAATTATGACAGCAGGTGCGTTAGATAAACGTATTACTTGGAAAGATGCTGGACGTGTGTGGTTTTACAGTTATATTGGTAACTTTTTGGGGTCAGCACTTGTAGCAGGGTTCTTTGTCATGGCTGGGTTGACAAATGGTGCAACAGGTGAGTTCATTATCAATGTGGCAAGTGCAAAAATGGGTGGTGCATTTATGCCACTTCTAGCAAAAGGTATCTTATGTAATATCTTAGTTTGTTTAGCTGTTTTATGCGCTGTAAGAATGCAAAGTGAATCTGGGAAACTGATTATGATTTGGTGGTGTCTATTTGCTTTCATTACAGCTGGTTTTGAGCACAGTATTGCTAATATGACAATTTTTTCAATCGCTTTATTTATGCCTCATCCAGAAACAGTTTCTGTTATGGGGATGTTGAACAATTTAATCCCTGTTACAATCGGTAACTTTATTGGTGGAGCACTACTAGTAGGTGGAAGTTATTATCTATTAGGCAAAGAAAAATAA